One genomic window of Panicum hallii strain FIL2 chromosome 6, PHallii_v3.1, whole genome shotgun sequence includes the following:
- the LOC112896819 gene encoding SH3 domain-containing protein C23A1.17-like — MDPSPAQRREAERSMSIAEKLLMARDLEGCKQFVAEALSADPRAPGADDLFAAADALLAAQRRRLPSGPPDPYAVLGLDSAVPGSRDPDVVHSHYRRLSLLLNRSHPDRPCSLAFADAARLVADAWAFLSDPLRKASLDSDLDAAAAAATAKAAAAAAVASAARVPTVPFPDKLHQPPPPQPASPPPAPQPRQTVLATPPSKRGRPPRAAKTPPAVEQNQEGEAPQAPQFWTACPSCCHLHQYDRSYESQTLLCPSCRRPFAATAIATPPPIVPGTDMYYCSWGFFPMGFPGGPAFARPVSSPGQQAPSALGYYPMGPYLPLLGQGGIVEGNTAVGASSRIPVTPTMTAPVPVTPTVTAPMPVTPAVTALAPTVAKPVNSSHQKVEARKRGRPKGSKNKKVVIEIN, encoded by the coding sequence ATGGATCCTTCCCCCGCCCAGCGGCGGGAGGCGGAGCGGTCCATGAGCATCGCCGAGAAGCTCCTGATGGCGCGCGACCTCGAGGGCTGCAAGCAGTTCGTCGCTGAGGCCCTCTCCGCCGACCCTCGCGCCCCGGGCGCCGACGacctcttcgccgccgccgacgccctcctcgccgcccaGCGCCGGCGCCTCCCGTCCGGGCCCCCCGACCCCTACGCCGTCCTTGGCCTCGACTCCGCCGTTCCAGGCTCCCGCGATCCCGACGTCGTCCACTCCCACTATCGCCGCCTCTCCCTCCTGCTCAACCGCTCCCACCCCGACCGCCCCTGTTCGCTCGCCTTCGCCGACGCCGCCCGCCTCGTCGCCGACGCCTGGGCCTTCCTGTCGGATCCTCTTCGCAAAGCCTCCCTCGACTCCGACCTCGAcgcggccgctgctgctgcaaccgccaaagccgccgccgccgccgcagtagCATCTGCAGCTCGTGTACCCACCGTTCCCTTTCCAGATAAGCTGcatcagccgccgccgcctcaacCAGCCTCGCCACCACCTGCTCCCCAGCCACGGCAGACCGTGTTGGCCACGCCACCGTCAAAGCGCGGCCGGCCGCCCCGCGCTGCCAAAACGCCGCCGGCGGTTGAACAGAACCAGGAGGGGGAGGCACCGCAGGCACCACAGTTCTGGACGGCTTGCCCCTCCTGCTGCCACCTACACCAGTACGACCGTTCCTACGAGTCACAAACGCTGCTCTGCCCCAGCTGTCGCCGGCCATTCGCCGCCACGGCAATCGCCACGCCGCCACCCATCGTGCCAGGCACCGACATGTACTACTGCTCATGGGGGTTCTTCCCCATGGGGTTCCCTGGTGGCCCTGCATTCGCCAGACCAGTCAGTTCCCCGGGGCAGCAAGCCCCTTCTGCTCTAGGATATTATCCAATGGGGCCATATTTGCCATTGCTGGGACAAGGTGGCATTGTGGAAGGCAACACGGCAGTTGGTGCCAGCAGTCGCATTCCCGTCACCCCCACCATGACAGCGCCAGTGCCAGTCACCCCCACAGTAACAGCGCCAATGCCGGTCACCCCTGCAGTAACTGCGCTGGCGCCGACGGTGGCAAAGCCAGTGAATTCCTCACATCAAAAGGTTGAAGCAAGGAAGCGAGGGCGGCCCAAAGGCAGCAAGAACAAGAAAGTGGTGATTGAGATCAATTAG